The following coding sequences lie in one Chelatococcus sp. YT9 genomic window:
- a CDS encoding cupin domain-containing protein → MVPFEKQVVTVVRERNIGTDVSYEPPLRIGFGINDKTVDTPNATMGRSILVPGAGPNPTHYHAANDVVWYILYGKIKLWYARSDASDRQEVILEGGDFVYVPAGAIHVIANASETEEASLVFCYIGVPNTDAAETVWLSEDGRTRLQPEPVPA, encoded by the coding sequence ATGGTTCCTTTTGAAAAGCAGGTTGTCACTGTTGTTCGCGAGCGCAATATAGGTACCGACGTGAGCTATGAGCCGCCGCTGCGTATTGGCTTCGGTATCAACGATAAAACGGTCGACACGCCGAACGCGACTATGGGCCGGAGCATTCTTGTTCCGGGAGCGGGCCCTAATCCCACGCACTATCACGCCGCGAATGATGTGGTCTGGTATATTCTCTACGGCAAGATCAAGCTCTGGTACGCGCGCAGCGATGCAAGTGATCGCCAGGAAGTTATTCTTGAAGGGGGTGACTTCGTCTACGTGCCGGCGGGCGCAATTCATGTGATTGCCAATGCCTCAGAAACGGAAGAAGCATCACTCGTCTTTTGCTATATCGGAGTTCCAAATACTGACGCTGCAGAAACAGTATGGCTCAGCGAAGACGGCAGGACGCGACTTCAGCCAGAACCCGTACCAGCATGA
- a CDS encoding ABC transporter permease has translation MTTVIASSTAPSLVQSNLFASTLREALRSSRFLLPFATLIIFWWAIKAALDLSDRVLVSPAQVASSLWTLFSRGILADYAASSLSMIGIAVLVSAVLGIPLGFAVGANKYVARSLSLFLRFFQGVSGISWLPLAIIWFGFTDTTVLVIVVYTLVVPVIFNTMLGVRAIPPSYALALQSLGASRLRIVRDVYLPGALPSIVVGLRLGMGYGWRALIAAEMLIRQGGLGDLIFGARTFGQIDRIISGMIIIGVLYVVVDRLIIQPIENLTFARWGVLRR, from the coding sequence ATGACAACGGTTATCGCCTCATCGACTGCACCGTCTCTTGTTCAAAGCAATCTTTTTGCGTCCACTCTTCGCGAAGCATTGCGAAGCTCACGCTTCCTGCTGCCATTCGCCACGCTGATAATATTCTGGTGGGCTATCAAGGCGGCTCTTGATCTGTCCGACCGCGTTCTTGTTTCACCGGCGCAGGTCGCCAGCTCGCTATGGACGCTGTTCTCGCGCGGCATCCTGGCTGATTACGCGGCCTCGAGCCTCTCCATGATCGGCATCGCGGTTCTCGTCTCGGCTGTCTTAGGTATCCCGTTGGGCTTCGCCGTAGGAGCAAACAAGTATGTAGCCCGATCGCTCAGCCTGTTTCTCCGTTTTTTCCAGGGGGTTTCCGGCATATCGTGGCTTCCCCTTGCGATCATTTGGTTCGGATTTACAGATACGACCGTTCTCGTGATCGTCGTGTACACGCTCGTTGTCCCGGTTATCTTCAATACGATGCTCGGTGTCCGAGCTATACCGCCCAGCTACGCGCTCGCCTTGCAATCCCTTGGCGCGAGCCGGCTACGCATCGTTCGAGACGTCTATCTTCCCGGCGCCCTCCCGAGCATCGTCGTGGGCTTGCGGCTTGGCATGGGCTATGGCTGGCGCGCCCTGATTGCAGCTGAAATGCTTATTCGGCAGGGCGGGCTGGGCGACCTGATCTTCGGCGCACGCACATTCGGCCAGATAGATCGCATCATCAGCGGCATGATCATCATCGGTGTCCTGTATGTCGTGGTGGACCGCCTAATTATCCAGCCAATCGAAAACCTCACCTTTGCCCGCTGGGGAGTGCTCAGGCGATGA
- a CDS encoding amidohydrolase family protein has translation MTVIDAHQHVWRLGQRDHIWPAKALPVLARNFTPADLNQLMHRAQVDGTILMQSLNDPDETREFLRLAAVTPWISGVVGWVPLAGPEATANAIHALPHRDKLVGIRHLINFEPNPSWLLQPAVQEAIGVVAAQGLVFDVVPNDAARFDAVLATAERHPDMTMVIDHLARPPVVTGGWEPWASQIARAGQLPNIYIKLSVGLDIALEWSWAPDELRQYVDHVLEHFGPGRIMAASNWPVSTLTANYTTLWKGIRALISGLKPHESAMVLGGTAIRAFGLGTAAGDCRISKGQRA, from the coding sequence ATGACAGTCATAGATGCCCATCAGCATGTATGGCGATTGGGCCAGCGCGACCACATTTGGCCGGCCAAGGCTCTCCCCGTCCTCGCGCGTAATTTCACACCCGCTGACCTCAACCAGTTGATGCACCGAGCCCAGGTTGACGGAACGATTCTGATGCAGTCCTTGAACGATCCGGACGAGACGAGGGAGTTCCTGAGGCTCGCGGCGGTGACGCCCTGGATATCTGGCGTTGTCGGCTGGGTTCCCTTGGCCGGGCCTGAAGCGACCGCGAACGCCATTCACGCCCTCCCTCATCGCGACAAGCTCGTGGGAATTCGCCATCTCATCAATTTCGAGCCTAATCCAAGCTGGCTGCTTCAGCCCGCGGTTCAGGAGGCCATCGGGGTCGTTGCGGCGCAGGGGCTCGTATTTGACGTGGTGCCGAATGATGCGGCTCGCTTCGATGCCGTCCTGGCGACGGCCGAGCGCCATCCTGACATGACGATGGTCATTGACCACTTGGCGCGCCCGCCAGTTGTCACCGGTGGCTGGGAGCCATGGGCCAGCCAAATCGCGCGCGCAGGTCAGCTGCCCAATATCTATATCAAGCTCTCGGTTGGACTAGACATTGCTCTGGAGTGGAGCTGGGCGCCTGATGAGCTGCGCCAATATGTCGATCACGTGCTCGAGCATTTTGGCCCAGGCCGGATCATGGCGGCAAGCAACTGGCCAGTTTCAACTTTGACCGCGAATTACACAACATTGTGGAAAGGTATACGTGCGCTCATCTCCGGCCTGAAGCCCCATGAGAGCGCAATGGTTTTGGGCGGAACGGCCATCCGGGCGTTCGGCCTCGGCACGGCAGCCGGCGATTGTCGCATCTCTAAGGGGCAACGAGCGTGA
- a CDS encoding Dabb family protein, translated as MFRHMAILKFKPDADPGAVERYFANFPKLAESLPVIKSWYIGANEGSGGESHVKRHGFRGNYDVGLVLEFDDQQGYRDYAESTEHQRFFEEFCTPIFAERVVVQFHPK; from the coding sequence ATGTTTCGTCATATGGCCATTCTGAAGTTCAAGCCGGACGCGGATCCCGGTGCCGTGGAGCGTTACTTCGCAAATTTCCCAAAACTCGCCGAGAGCCTTCCGGTCATCAAATCCTGGTATATCGGTGCCAATGAGGGATCGGGCGGCGAATCTCATGTGAAGCGTCATGGATTCCGAGGTAACTATGACGTTGGCCTCGTGCTGGAGTTCGATGACCAGCAAGGTTATCGTGACTATGCAGAATCCACCGAACATCAACGTTTCTTCGAGGAGTTCTGCACTCCCATCTTCGCAGAACGTGTTGTTGTCCAGTTTCACCCAAAATAA
- a CDS encoding enoyl-CoA hydratase/isomerase family protein — MSEGAVRYRREGAVAHITFDRPHAHNAMTWRMYEQLADACAAVVGDRELRCAVFRGAGGRAFVAGTDIAQFRHFTSAADGLAYEARMEKFLSAVEGLPVPTLAVIDGWAIGGGLAIAGVCDLRIATPDARFGVPIARTLGNCLSIANYARLSAGFGASRLKKMLMLAEPIGAEEALESGFLAEIVNIDMLDARVAAICERLSANAPVTMRTAKEAMRRILHATMPNGDDLVAETYGSHDFQEGVSAFVAKRQPSWEGR, encoded by the coding sequence ATGAGCGAGGGAGCCGTCAGGTACCGCAGGGAGGGCGCGGTCGCGCATATCACTTTTGACAGACCGCATGCGCATAACGCGATGACCTGGAGGATGTACGAACAATTGGCTGACGCCTGCGCGGCTGTCGTAGGCGACCGGGAGTTACGCTGCGCCGTGTTTCGCGGTGCTGGCGGCCGGGCTTTCGTGGCGGGAACCGACATTGCCCAATTTCGTCATTTCACAAGCGCGGCAGACGGGTTGGCTTATGAGGCCCGGATGGAAAAATTCTTATCGGCCGTTGAGGGACTCCCCGTTCCAACCCTCGCTGTCATCGATGGCTGGGCGATCGGCGGCGGACTGGCGATCGCCGGGGTCTGTGATCTCAGGATCGCCACTCCTGATGCGCGCTTCGGAGTTCCAATCGCGCGGACGCTCGGCAATTGTCTCTCGATTGCCAACTACGCACGTCTATCGGCGGGCTTTGGCGCCTCGCGGCTGAAGAAGATGTTGATGCTCGCCGAGCCAATTGGCGCCGAAGAAGCGCTCGAGAGCGGCTTTCTGGCAGAGATTGTGAACATCGACATGCTCGACGCGCGTGTCGCGGCGATCTGCGAACGCCTGTCCGCCAACGCGCCGGTGACAATGCGGACTGCCAAGGAGGCGATGCGGCGCATTCTGCACGCGACAATGCCGAACGGAGACGATCTTGTCGCTGAGACATATGGGAGTCACGACTTCCAAGAGGGCGTCTCAGCATTCGTCGCCAAGCGGCAACCATCATGGGAAGGACGCTAG
- a CDS encoding SDR family oxidoreductase, translating to MKLFDLSERVAVVTGGGRGLGRAMAKGLAEAGAVVVLAGRGQIELEEAAESIRLAGGRASTVSVDLLDPAGPTLLVDRIVAENGRLDVLLHAAGSQIRKPALELTAEDWDRITDIHLKAAFLLAQATARHLVDRRAGGKIIFVGSLNSHIGIRNVSAYAAAKSGIAGLARVLANEWAVEGICVNTIIPGYYRTAITEDLFADSAKHDWVMSRIPMQRLGDPADLAGAAIYLASAASDYVTGAEIRVDGGWLAT from the coding sequence GTGAAACTGTTTGATCTCTCTGAGCGTGTCGCCGTCGTAACCGGCGGCGGACGTGGGCTTGGCCGGGCCATGGCGAAGGGCCTGGCCGAAGCCGGCGCCGTGGTGGTGCTCGCCGGGCGTGGTCAAATCGAACTGGAGGAGGCGGCCGAGTCAATCCGATTAGCAGGTGGTCGGGCCTCCACCGTAAGCGTTGATCTGCTTGACCCCGCCGGCCCAACGCTGCTTGTGGACAGGATCGTGGCAGAGAACGGCAGGCTGGATGTGCTCCTTCATGCCGCCGGGTCCCAAATCCGCAAGCCAGCCCTGGAACTTACGGCGGAGGACTGGGACCGCATCACAGATATTCATCTGAAGGCCGCATTTTTGCTGGCGCAGGCGACGGCCCGTCATCTTGTTGATCGCCGCGCAGGTGGCAAGATTATCTTTGTTGGATCGCTCAATTCTCACATCGGCATCCGCAACGTCTCCGCCTACGCCGCCGCCAAAAGCGGTATCGCGGGCCTCGCGCGCGTCTTGGCCAATGAATGGGCTGTCGAGGGTATCTGTGTGAATACCATCATTCCCGGATACTATCGCACAGCCATCACCGAAGACCTGTTTGCGGATAGCGCCAAGCATGACTGGGTCATGTCGCGCATTCCCATGCAACGTCTTGGTGATCCGGCGGATCTCGCAGGCGCGGCGATCTACCTTGCCTCAGCCGCCTCCGACTACGTAACGGGGGCCGAAATCCGCGTTGATGGTGGCTGGCTGGCCACATAG
- a CDS encoding MFS transporter — translation MSQLHSGGRALGMAVASQTLTIIPVFLIGSLSPLIRDDITLDAFGLGLAVAVFYSLSAIGAGAFGRAADRVGPWRTTGAGLVLTALALLGIAAIGWNAGMIITCLAFAGLANGWVQPSTNLAVSRHVHGTRQGFAFGMKQSSIPLATMAGGLAVPFVGLTMGWRWAFGLAALATAIVWLGLPRDTAPPQPRHGAARATMPFGTLMTLAAMSGCGAGAANGMAAFLVSSITAAGHAEAGAGIVLAMGSIASIIVRISAGLVADRRDFPMMLAVSLLFSGGAAGYACLALGQGWLAITIGTALGFGLGWGWSGLSTLAVVRGSPGAAGAATGVTQAGVFVGAVLGPLAFGWIAQTTSYAAAWWTMVVLGVAAAGLAIIAHRQLGEGPISLADADLGREA, via the coding sequence GTGAGCCAGCTCCATTCGGGTGGGCGGGCGCTGGGAATGGCGGTCGCCTCCCAGACTTTGACAATCATACCCGTCTTTCTCATTGGCAGCTTGTCGCCGCTCATTCGCGACGACATCACACTGGATGCTTTCGGGCTCGGCCTTGCCGTGGCGGTATTCTACAGTTTGTCAGCCATAGGAGCGGGGGCCTTCGGCCGAGCAGCAGACCGTGTCGGCCCTTGGCGCACGACGGGTGCCGGCCTCGTGTTGACGGCACTCGCGCTCCTCGGCATCGCGGCCATCGGCTGGAACGCGGGCATGATCATCACGTGCCTGGCGTTCGCCGGCCTCGCCAACGGATGGGTGCAACCATCCACAAACCTCGCCGTATCCCGTCATGTCCATGGCACGCGCCAAGGCTTTGCCTTCGGCATGAAGCAATCATCGATACCACTGGCAACGATGGCCGGCGGCTTGGCTGTGCCCTTCGTGGGATTAACAATGGGCTGGCGCTGGGCCTTTGGATTGGCCGCGTTGGCGACGGCGATCGTATGGCTCGGGCTACCGCGAGATACAGCACCTCCCCAGCCACGACATGGCGCGGCCAGAGCGACGATGCCCTTCGGGACATTAATGACGCTCGCCGCCATGTCGGGTTGCGGGGCCGGCGCCGCGAACGGGATGGCAGCATTCCTCGTGTCATCGATTACGGCAGCAGGACATGCTGAGGCCGGCGCCGGTATCGTACTCGCCATGGGCAGTATCGCGTCGATTATCGTGAGAATTAGCGCAGGACTTGTTGCCGATCGGCGGGATTTTCCCATGATGTTGGCGGTCTCGCTGCTCTTCTCAGGCGGCGCGGCTGGCTATGCCTGCCTGGCACTCGGGCAGGGCTGGCTCGCGATTACCATCGGCACCGCGCTGGGCTTCGGTTTGGGATGGGGATGGTCGGGGCTCTCGACACTCGCGGTTGTAAGGGGCAGTCCCGGCGCCGCCGGAGCCGCGACCGGCGTTACGCAGGCGGGGGTATTTGTGGGCGCCGTGCTGGGCCCTCTTGCGTTCGGCTGGATTGCACAAACCACTTCTTATGCCGCCGCTTGGTGGACCATGGTCGTGCTTGGCGTTGCGGCCGCAGGTCTTGCGATCATCGCCCATCGTCAGTTGGGAGAAGGTCCGATTTCCCTCGCCGATGCGGATCTAGGGAGGGAGGCATGA
- a CDS encoding C-terminal binding protein, translated as MKALITDTEIRNPDIEIDLLRNAGFEVEVASCRTPADVIDAGRDADALLVQYAPVTADVFDALPSLRAISRYGIGVDSIDLPAAERHGVWVSNVPDYGFDEVPTHALALLFALLRHVPFYDRNIRGGTWDFQATGPINRIADLSLGIVGLGRLGRFAMERARPFFKDVIAYDPFIDDARWPAGVTKASLQEVFAHAHAISLHVPLTRGSRHLINDALLAAVPERGTYLVNTSRGGLIDLDAALRALEDGRLRGLGLDVMPNEPPPMDHPVLHHQRTVVTPHAAWYSEASVIDLRRKYTENIVMWARNGVAPNAVVIGTIAPISTC; from the coding sequence ATGAAAGCTCTGATAACTGACACGGAAATCCGCAATCCCGATATTGAGATCGACCTGCTTCGCAACGCCGGCTTCGAGGTCGAGGTCGCATCCTGCCGAACACCTGCTGACGTCATTGATGCAGGCCGCGATGCCGACGCTCTTCTTGTCCAATACGCTCCCGTCACGGCAGATGTATTCGATGCCTTGCCATCGCTGCGTGCAATTAGCCGCTATGGCATCGGCGTGGACTCGATCGATCTGCCCGCGGCCGAGCGCCACGGCGTCTGGGTGTCCAATGTGCCGGACTATGGCTTCGACGAAGTGCCAACCCACGCCCTCGCACTTCTCTTCGCTCTTCTCCGACACGTGCCGTTCTATGACCGAAATATTCGCGGCGGCACTTGGGATTTTCAGGCGACTGGCCCCATAAACCGTATCGCAGATCTTTCTCTTGGAATCGTAGGACTTGGTCGGCTCGGACGCTTTGCTATGGAACGGGCAAGGCCATTCTTCAAGGATGTGATCGCCTATGACCCGTTCATCGATGACGCTCGCTGGCCGGCAGGCGTTACTAAGGCTTCATTACAGGAAGTGTTCGCCCACGCCCATGCCATAAGCCTTCATGTACCACTGACACGAGGTAGCCGGCATCTCATCAATGATGCGCTTTTGGCCGCGGTTCCGGAACGAGGGACTTACCTCGTCAATACCTCTCGTGGCGGGCTGATCGATCTTGACGCAGCGCTGCGGGCACTTGAAGATGGACGCCTCAGAGGGCTAGGTCTCGACGTCATGCCAAACGAACCGCCACCGATGGACCATCCCGTTCTTCACCATCAGCGCACGGTGGTCACCCCGCATGCGGCCTGGTACTCCGAAGCATCTGTTATCGATCTCCGTCGCAAGTATACAGAGAATATCGTCATGTGGGCTCGGAACGGGGTGGCTCCTAATGCCGTGGTTATAGGCACTATAGCACCGATCTCGACATGCTGA
- a CDS encoding CoA transferase — protein MTLPLAGIRVLDVSQVMAGPFCCMLLGDMGADVIKVEPPGMGDQTRKAMGFRLLSDDSPGFFALNRNKRSIEIDLKTDRGRDVFYKLVETADILVENNRPGVTERLKIDYDTLARINSRLIYASISGFGQTGPWSQRPGFDLIAQAMSGVLSATGLPGAEPVKCGVPIADLGSGMLALYGILSAYIGRQASGLGQHVDASLFETALGLSIWEVTEYWGTGRTPQPLGTANRMSAPYQAIRASDGYFVVGAANQKLWTSLCGVIGRPDLVDDPRFHNNVVRLKHRQELIDEIEPIFRTRPAAEWVDRLLAVGVPAAPVFDFEQALAADHTRERNMVLEIEHPAEGPIKSLGFPVKMSRTPQQVRHAPPMLGQHTEEILRELGLSPDHLKDNTKNGASAS, from the coding sequence ATGACGCTTCCGCTCGCGGGTATTCGCGTTCTCGATGTCAGCCAGGTGATGGCTGGTCCATTCTGTTGCATGTTGCTCGGCGACATGGGCGCGGATGTCATAAAAGTCGAGCCTCCCGGCATGGGCGACCAAACCCGGAAGGCGATGGGGTTCCGCCTCCTGAGCGATGACAGCCCCGGTTTCTTTGCGCTCAACCGCAACAAGCGCAGCATTGAGATCGACTTGAAGACAGACCGGGGTAGGGATGTATTTTACAAGCTCGTCGAAACGGCGGATATACTTGTCGAAAACAATAGGCCGGGTGTGACAGAGCGTCTGAAGATTGACTATGATACACTTGCGCGGATTAATTCGCGCCTGATCTACGCAAGCATTTCAGGGTTTGGGCAAACTGGGCCGTGGTCTCAGCGCCCCGGTTTCGATCTCATCGCACAGGCTATGTCCGGCGTGCTCAGCGCCACCGGCCTGCCAGGCGCCGAGCCCGTCAAATGTGGCGTCCCAATTGCAGATCTCGGCTCCGGGATGCTCGCACTCTACGGAATTCTCAGTGCGTATATCGGCCGACAGGCTTCCGGACTTGGCCAGCATGTGGATGCCTCCTTGTTCGAAACGGCCCTCGGGCTTTCGATCTGGGAGGTGACGGAATACTGGGGAACCGGCCGCACGCCGCAGCCGTTGGGCACCGCAAACAGGATGAGCGCGCCCTATCAGGCAATCCGTGCATCGGATGGATATTTCGTTGTGGGCGCCGCAAACCAAAAGCTTTGGACAAGTCTTTGTGGCGTCATCGGCCGGCCTGATCTCGTCGATGATCCACGATTCCACAATAATGTTGTACGCTTGAAGCATCGTCAGGAGCTGATCGACGAAATCGAGCCAATCTTCAGGACGAGACCCGCGGCCGAGTGGGTGGACCGGCTGCTCGCGGTTGGAGTTCCGGCGGCTCCCGTTTTCGATTTCGAGCAAGCTCTTGCGGCAGATCATACACGAGAGCGCAACATGGTGCTCGAGATCGAGCATCCAGCTGAAGGACCTATAAAGTCACTCGGGTTTCCCGTGAAGATGAGCAGAACGCCGCAGCAGGTACGTCATGCCCCGCCGATGCTGGGGCAGCATACAGAAGAAATCCTGCGCGAGCTCGGCCTATCCCCGGATCATCTAAAGGATAATACGAAGAACGGAGCGTCCGCGTCATGA
- a CDS encoding ABC transporter permease yields MNENSHARRLFFSPGRIVWQFLPAVPFLILLLGWSVYWLYARPPVGTLPAAWTVFTTLWELAINGRLWENVAASLWRLVLGTTVGVITGVIGGFFVGLNRNVSAFVSPLVIFFNAISGIVWLPLVIGWLGIGTALVVFLIWNTVFFLVFQNTVLGVQLVPTVLELGVRTLGGSRLQTVLSVTLPGALPYILSGIRSGLGFGWRALIAAELVGATVGLGQMIFRAAEFHRADIIIAGCMVIGILGLLMDRYLLVPIERRTVERWGLVTSTKGI; encoded by the coding sequence ATGAACGAGAACAGTCACGCGCGCCGGCTCTTCTTCTCACCTGGGCGGATCGTCTGGCAATTCCTGCCTGCCGTGCCGTTTCTGATCCTGCTCCTCGGCTGGTCGGTCTACTGGCTCTATGCTCGGCCGCCGGTCGGCACCTTGCCCGCTGCCTGGACCGTATTTACGACGCTCTGGGAGCTCGCGATCAATGGCAGGCTCTGGGAGAACGTCGCAGCCAGCCTCTGGCGTCTCGTTCTCGGAACCACCGTCGGTGTCATCACGGGCGTCATTGGTGGGTTCTTCGTCGGCCTTAACCGGAACGTTTCGGCCTTCGTCAGTCCCCTTGTCATTTTTTTCAACGCTATATCTGGCATCGTGTGGCTCCCGCTCGTCATCGGATGGCTCGGGATTGGCACAGCGCTCGTCGTTTTCCTTATCTGGAATACGGTCTTCTTTCTGGTGTTTCAAAATACTGTTCTCGGTGTTCAACTTGTGCCGACGGTTCTAGAACTCGGCGTGCGCACACTTGGTGGGAGCCGCCTGCAAACGGTCCTCAGCGTCACACTGCCCGGTGCCCTGCCCTATATTCTCTCCGGCATCCGCTCCGGCTTGGGATTCGGCTGGCGCGCGCTCATCGCGGCTGAACTTGTCGGCGCGACGGTCGGCCTGGGGCAGATGATTTTCCGCGCCGCGGAGTTCCACCGGGCGGACATCATCATTGCGGGCTGCATGGTGATCGGCATTCTCGGCCTGCTTATGGATCGCTATCTGCTGGTGCCGATCGAGCGGCGCACTGTCGAACGATGGGGCCTTGTGACTTCGACCAAAGGGATCTGA
- a CDS encoding ABC transporter ATP-binding protein: MAETTADKIIVDGFQHFFETADGPVQATGLIDLKIPTAQFVTLVGPSGCGKTTLLKAIAGFITPTRGRIICDGKVVTGPGRDRGVVFQELAILPWRTVRKNIAHGLEIVGTPKAEKDRIVDRLIALTGLRGFEDRYPHELSGGMRQRVAVARTWAADPDIILMDEPFAAVDAMTRLTLQEELASLTFSTRKTVFFITHSVDEAVFLADRVLVMSRRPGRIKASIEVPRRQNGGRDWESFTSDLEMQAICEQVLRLVRDERIDSALQSSDKQLLQEAS, translated from the coding sequence ATGGCCGAAACCACGGCGGATAAGATCATCGTTGATGGCTTCCAGCATTTCTTCGAGACGGCCGATGGCCCCGTGCAAGCAACCGGCCTGATCGACCTGAAGATACCCACCGCACAGTTCGTCACGCTCGTCGGGCCGAGTGGATGCGGGAAGACGACCTTGCTCAAGGCGATCGCAGGCTTCATTACACCGACACGAGGCCGGATCATCTGCGACGGCAAGGTTGTTACGGGCCCCGGACGAGACCGTGGTGTCGTGTTCCAGGAACTTGCTATTCTTCCCTGGCGGACCGTGCGGAAAAACATCGCGCATGGCTTGGAGATCGTCGGAACACCGAAAGCGGAGAAGGATCGCATCGTCGACCGCCTCATCGCATTGACCGGCCTGAGGGGCTTCGAAGATCGTTATCCGCATGAATTGTCAGGCGGCATGCGCCAGCGTGTCGCCGTAGCCCGAACCTGGGCAGCGGATCCGGATATCATTCTGATGGACGAGCCTTTCGCCGCTGTCGACGCGATGACCCGGCTGACGCTGCAGGAGGAACTGGCGAGCCTTACCTTTAGTACCCGCAAGACCGTTTTCTTCATTACACACAGCGTCGATGAAGCCGTATTCCTGGCCGACCGCGTTCTGGTGATGAGCCGCCGGCCTGGGCGTATCAAGGCCAGCATCGAGGTCCCCCGCCGCCAGAACGGCGGGCGAGACTGGGAATCGTTTACGAGCGACCTCGAGATGCAAGCCATTTGCGAGCAGGTTCTGCGGCTTGTACGCGACGAGCGTATCGATTCTGCACTACAATCGTCGGATAAACAACTGCTGCAGGAGGCGTCATGA
- a CDS encoding ABC transporter substrate-binding protein: protein MKRTHLLRHAYFAAAALMLASPGTALAEQPTAKEVVFVLGNNLFSTPAFAAVENGYWAKRGLNVRLKLVASGREITQALNAGEAQLGGANMGTTTASARASGNMIKGVIPYYNDAAYIAVAGGRGIVGRKDRGVTADAKSLVGKKIGSLAGSTQEVYLLEYLARNGVDPKQVQIVNVPVPDMPISLMQGVVDATVPWEPYLQQSLRELGDNGLVVSRGAPGLVADVIGVLANEKYIADNKDLLETFALGLAEGTQFVRQNAAEAAKIATYHLDGLNVADATEGIKHMAWDPRISICTDEGLLKTGNDMISQGLIKGAAFKSANEFAERSVLDKVMERNPELFADLPPLPANLSDCKGALN from the coding sequence ATGAAACGCACTCATCTGTTAAGGCACGCATATTTTGCCGCCGCTGCCCTTATGCTGGCCTCGCCTGGTACGGCACTCGCAGAGCAGCCCACCGCGAAGGAGGTGGTCTTCGTTCTCGGGAACAATCTGTTCTCGACGCCTGCCTTTGCGGCTGTCGAAAACGGCTACTGGGCGAAACGCGGGCTGAATGTCCGGCTCAAGTTGGTCGCGAGCGGTCGGGAAATCACGCAGGCCCTGAATGCCGGCGAAGCCCAACTAGGCGGTGCCAACATGGGCACGACAACGGCCAGCGCCCGAGCCAGTGGCAACATGATCAAGGGTGTCATTCCCTACTACAACGACGCAGCCTACATCGCTGTCGCCGGTGGTCGCGGCATTGTCGGGCGCAAGGATCGAGGAGTTACAGCGGACGCTAAATCACTCGTGGGCAAGAAAATCGGAAGCCTCGCCGGAAGCACGCAAGAGGTATATCTGCTTGAATATCTCGCGAGAAACGGTGTCGACCCGAAGCAAGTGCAGATCGTGAACGTACCTGTTCCCGATATGCCCATCTCGCTCATGCAGGGTGTGGTTGATGCCACGGTTCCATGGGAGCCTTACCTGCAACAGAGCCTGCGAGAGCTTGGCGATAATGGACTTGTGGTGAGCCGCGGTGCACCCGGCCTCGTCGCGGATGTCATCGGCGTTCTCGCGAACGAGAAATACATCGCCGACAACAAAGACCTTCTTGAGACATTCGCGCTGGGTCTTGCCGAAGGCACTCAGTTTGTGCGCCAGAATGCAGCCGAGGCGGCGAAGATTGCCACCTACCATCTCGACGGTCTGAACGTCGCCGACGCGACCGAAGGCATCAAGCACATGGCTTGGGATCCTCGCATCTCGATCTGCACAGATGAAGGCCTGCTGAAGACCGGCAATGATATGATCTCACAAGGCCTGATCAAAGGGGCCGCCTTCAAGTCTGCCAACGAATTTGCGGAGCGGAGTGTGCTCGACAAAGTCATGGAGCGCAATCCGGAGCTGTTCGCCGACCTGCCTCCGTTGCCCGCCAATCTTTCCGACTGCAAAGGCGCCTTGAACTAG